A window from Planococcus maritimus encodes these proteins:
- a CDS encoding HEAT repeat domain-containing protein — MNLFFFWMLSLSLFIGQLVLLGILAWRKQRTNRKESSVDRQYDDLTDAFSSYMIDQGDRRFLQQLDASPDKQTVLERLLNHYVAVTKTGPTSDEITALAEQYLAQRYAKLLKQRNWAMRMNTLYFIEDFRMASLIPQLKEKLHKHSKLDQETQQLIRTLASLNEPVAIAALAKFPEAPARLYIDVFKRLDELTKLDELDAALDASASPALKHAAISYIGMAGIMLFLPRIEKELENEDPEMRIQALKALLHLQYMNDPGSLTPFFSSDSWQERMFASQIAGALQLSRYKERLSELLGDSVWWVRYSAAEALTQFSDGDILLSHLSTNHPDRYARDMANQWKTSLSGSEQ, encoded by the coding sequence TTTATTGGCCAATTGGTTTTGCTTGGAATTTTGGCTTGGCGAAAACAGCGGACGAACCGGAAAGAATCTTCCGTTGATCGGCAATATGACGACCTAACAGATGCATTCAGCTCTTATATGATAGATCAAGGCGATCGCCGCTTCCTTCAACAGTTGGATGCCTCACCCGATAAACAAACCGTTCTTGAACGTTTGCTGAACCATTACGTAGCAGTGACAAAAACAGGTCCTACTTCGGATGAGATTACCGCTTTGGCAGAACAATACCTCGCACAACGCTATGCTAAACTATTGAAGCAAAGAAACTGGGCGATGCGCATGAACACTTTGTATTTTATCGAAGACTTCCGGATGGCGTCGTTGATTCCGCAGCTCAAGGAAAAGCTTCACAAACACTCTAAGTTGGATCAAGAGACCCAACAGCTCATCCGAACACTCGCTTCATTGAACGAACCTGTTGCGATTGCGGCATTGGCCAAATTTCCTGAAGCGCCGGCCCGCTTGTACATCGATGTCTTTAAGCGGCTGGACGAATTGACGAAACTGGATGAATTGGATGCTGCCCTTGATGCAAGTGCCAGTCCCGCGCTAAAGCATGCGGCTATATCTTATATCGGCATGGCGGGGATTATGCTGTTTCTTCCGCGCATTGAAAAAGAGCTTGAAAATGAGGACCCTGAAATGCGGATCCAAGCTTTGAAAGCTTTGCTTCATCTGCAATACATGAACGATCCCGGCTCATTGACTCCTTTCTTCAGCTCAGACTCTTGGCAGGAGCGCATGTTTGCCAGTCAGATTGCAGGGGCTTTGCAATTGTCTCGCTACAAGGAACGGCTCAGCGAGTTACTGGGAGACTCGGTTTGGTGGGTACGTTATTCAGCCGCAGAGGCCTTGACGCAGTTTTCCGACGGCGACATCCTATTGTCGCACCTTTCAACTAACCACCCCGATCGTTATGCACGTGATATGGCGAATCAGTGGAAAACCTCTCTTTCAGGAAGTGAACAATAA
- a CDS encoding glycosyltransferase family 2 protein, which produces MQETALIVSYIVIAYMLFSSLSYLGLFALAFRKVKRETKLDKRESTEDFLRNQSTYPVSILVPAYNEEVGVVSTVRSLLALEYPEKEIIVIDDGSKDDTSLRMIEEFKMTKIPFAVRMHIETAEIESIYQSSIFPYIRLIKKANGGKADALNAGINLSSFPYFCAIDGDSILENDGLLKTMKPIIESDGQIIVTGGSVRIANGSTISRSKVEVIGLPRSPVVLMQIVEYFRAFLIGRLALSHLNILLIVSGAFGVFNKERVIQAGGYNKNTVGEDMELVVRLHRLLREEKSKQRIEYIPDPVCWTEAPDSLGVLKSQRIRWQRGLFETLWTHRKMMLNPKYGSIGLFSMPYFLFVELLGAVFEFIGYFIIFGGFFFALVDPQVAGVMFLVTVFYGSLISALAVLLEELTLHKYPNVSHLVKLYFWALTEAFWYRPLMVLWRVQGIFAAFRKKAHWGDMKRKGIST; this is translated from the coding sequence ATGCAGGAAACCGCGCTTATCGTATCCTATATCGTCATTGCTTATATGCTCTTTTCAAGCCTAAGTTACCTGGGGCTTTTCGCGCTTGCTTTCCGCAAAGTGAAAAGGGAAACCAAACTGGATAAAAGGGAATCTACCGAAGATTTCCTGCGCAATCAATCTACTTACCCCGTATCGATCTTGGTTCCTGCTTATAACGAGGAAGTCGGCGTAGTCAGCACGGTCCGTTCGCTATTGGCACTCGAATACCCGGAGAAGGAAATCATCGTCATCGATGATGGGTCGAAGGATGATACGTCCTTGCGCATGATTGAAGAGTTCAAAATGACCAAAATTCCTTTCGCTGTCCGCATGCACATTGAAACAGCAGAAATTGAGTCCATCTACCAATCGTCCATCTTCCCCTACATCCGGCTGATCAAAAAAGCGAATGGCGGAAAGGCGGATGCCTTGAATGCAGGCATCAATCTCTCTTCGTTCCCCTATTTTTGTGCCATTGATGGCGATTCTATTTTGGAGAACGACGGATTGCTCAAGACCATGAAACCGATCATCGAATCGGACGGGCAAATCATTGTTACTGGCGGTTCTGTCCGCATCGCCAACGGCTCGACCATTTCGCGAAGCAAAGTTGAAGTTATTGGCCTTCCTAGAAGCCCGGTTGTTCTTATGCAAATCGTGGAATACTTCCGGGCTTTCTTGATCGGACGCCTGGCTTTAAGCCATTTGAACATCTTATTGATCGTATCCGGTGCTTTTGGGGTCTTCAATAAAGAACGGGTCATTCAAGCTGGCGGCTACAATAAAAACACGGTCGGCGAGGATATGGAACTGGTTGTCCGGCTGCATCGATTGCTGCGGGAAGAGAAATCTAAGCAGCGCATCGAATATATTCCAGACCCTGTCTGTTGGACAGAAGCCCCGGATTCACTCGGTGTTCTTAAGTCCCAACGAATTCGCTGGCAGCGTGGGTTGTTCGAAACTCTTTGGACCCATAGAAAGATGATGCTTAACCCTAAATATGGCTCGATCGGCTTGTTTTCCATGCCGTATTTTCTCTTCGTGGAATTGCTTGGCGCCGTGTTCGAATTTATTGGTTATTTCATCATTTTCGGCGGCTTCTTCTTTGCTTTAGTCGATCCACAAGTGGCCGGTGTCATGTTCTTGGTGACAGTTTTTTACGGTTCCCTTATTTCGGCATTGGCCGTATTATTAGAAGAGTTGACCTTGCACAAATACCCAAATGTCTCCCATTTGGTGAAGCTTTATTTCTGGGCATTGACCGAAGCCTTCTGGTATCGCCCACTTATGGTGCTATGGCGTGTCCAGGGGATTTTCGCAGCGTTCCGCAAAAAAGCTCATTGGGGAGACATGAAACGCAAAGGCATTTCTACGTAA
- a CDS encoding response regulator transcription factor encodes MKKILVADDEDILRTLIVDTLEDDFEMDEAEDGKEALEKIRATDYDLVLLDYMMPYLTGMEVLEAVRGEQNDTKVMMLTAKAQDADREKAISNGADYFMSKPFSPMELLSLVEEILEV; translated from the coding sequence ATGAAAAAAATATTGGTCGCAGATGATGAAGACATTTTGCGTACGTTGATCGTCGATACTTTAGAAGACGATTTTGAGATGGATGAAGCCGAAGATGGCAAAGAAGCTTTGGAAAAAATCAGGGCGACTGACTACGACCTGGTCTTACTCGATTATATGATGCCTTATTTAACGGGCATGGAAGTGCTTGAGGCTGTCCGAGGCGAACAGAACGACACTAAAGTCATGATGCTAACAGCTAAAGCACAAGATGCAGACCGGGAAAAAGCGATCTCGAATGGGGCGGATTATTTTATGTCTAAGCCATTCAGCCCGATGGAATTGCTGTCGCTAGTCGAAGAAATATTGGAAGTATAA
- a CDS encoding ATP-binding protein, with translation MEKLREKGIRYKYLRLTVSSLIVCSLMIAGIYFYMNLQQEETQAEQDKLVDKQETLQDLADSLNQLFFRSRGYFAFQNQNELSLAYVELEKVKDSLDRVNELSINDQEREQILELTAFIKEFEAEIFPAALEAIDNDDYERLRELSRGGASAAVNEFVAFADEYEANTEQTLDQLNRDMARQTENFAFALIGLFVLFFLITAFVILRALSDIIKPLETMRSSIDGFIEGEEVSYTPLKRKDEIGILSSEFYRMVTTIQKNQEELTARNQVLVLNKEELQEQQGKLKDSLTEIEKTKNRLLRFNDLNHILSLTLSEQKLIEGTLDYFDDSYDIDTGVLWLPGSDEYALKGFTPSMFGLFKEKQMAYIMERLKTADAFTMKREADEEKGFTAGKVYVYDLYTTVKNESDEAIVILGLSRLGRPFSEEEQQDIHGLLKRLHLAIDRIQLYEAAVHERTLNERIINNINEGIQFIAKNGDMVQHNDTMCTMLSCGDISLDTKVSQDSWIARMTEQTTKPEDMADFLNSCLRQKENKSNTFQYTVKAPYERVIDVYSTPVIVDNERTGTIFVHRDITREHEVDKMKSELVSTVSHELRTPLSSVLGFTELLLNKQLKPEKQVRYLKTIYKEAKRLTNLINDFLDLQRMESGDQVYRMEKLSMNELIIETAEKFRTQSMHSVVFVDDASDVTVEGDKERLAQVLMNLIGNAIKFSPQGGNVTVCMKNNFNALRVSIKDEGIGIPAEDIPKLFSKFQRIDNSSRRKIGGTGLGLAICQEIIVKHDGKIWIESQEGEGTTIHFELPLQSSEPQEYSVHEGVEENPPVMIVEDDMSLALLLSEELKVNGFKVIYHTSPKEAFKEAKRTPLVGAVIDIMLGEELNGWDLVDMMKADAATQNIPIVISSALDPTDDSGQIDKINHYLTKPYAPVNLSKVMKKLLDGQEQNGVIFYATQGSTD, from the coding sequence ATGGAAAAGTTGCGCGAAAAAGGCATCCGGTATAAATACTTGAGGCTGACAGTGTCGTCTTTGATTGTTTGTTCTCTTATGATTGCTGGAATTTATTTTTATATGAACTTGCAGCAAGAAGAAACCCAAGCAGAACAAGATAAGCTTGTCGATAAACAAGAAACGCTTCAAGATCTCGCCGATTCACTGAATCAATTGTTCTTTCGTTCGAGAGGGTATTTTGCGTTTCAGAACCAGAATGAACTGAGTCTGGCGTATGTAGAACTGGAGAAGGTGAAGGACTCGCTCGATCGAGTGAATGAATTGTCTATCAACGATCAAGAGCGAGAGCAAATCTTAGAATTGACAGCATTTATAAAAGAGTTTGAGGCAGAAATTTTTCCAGCGGCGTTGGAAGCGATAGATAATGATGATTACGAAAGGCTGCGGGAGTTATCTCGTGGCGGAGCGAGCGCAGCGGTGAATGAATTCGTGGCATTTGCGGATGAGTATGAAGCCAATACTGAACAGACGCTCGACCAATTAAATCGGGACATGGCAAGGCAAACAGAGAACTTTGCTTTCGCCTTGATTGGTTTATTTGTCTTATTTTTCCTCATCACGGCTTTTGTCATTCTGCGTGCGTTAAGCGACATCATTAAGCCGCTTGAAACGATGAGGTCCTCTATTGATGGCTTTATCGAAGGGGAAGAAGTATCCTATACGCCATTAAAGCGAAAAGATGAAATCGGCATTCTCTCAAGTGAGTTTTACCGGATGGTGACGACGATCCAAAAAAACCAAGAAGAACTCACTGCGAGAAACCAAGTCCTCGTGCTCAACAAAGAGGAATTGCAAGAACAACAAGGGAAGTTAAAAGATTCACTGACCGAAATCGAGAAAACCAAAAACCGCTTATTGCGATTCAACGATTTGAACCATATTCTTTCGCTTACACTGAGCGAACAGAAGTTGATAGAAGGAACTTTGGATTATTTTGATGATTCTTATGACATTGATACCGGTGTTTTATGGCTTCCGGGTTCCGATGAGTATGCGTTGAAAGGCTTCACGCCTTCCATGTTTGGCCTATTTAAGGAAAAGCAAATGGCTTATATCATGGAACGGCTGAAGACCGCTGATGCCTTCACGATGAAGCGCGAAGCGGACGAGGAAAAAGGATTTACGGCGGGCAAGGTATATGTTTATGACCTGTACACCACGGTCAAAAATGAGTCGGACGAGGCAATCGTCATCCTTGGACTATCACGTTTGGGTAGACCATTTTCAGAAGAAGAACAACAGGACATCCATGGCCTGCTTAAACGTCTTCACTTAGCCATCGACCGCATTCAGTTGTATGAAGCGGCTGTTCACGAGCGTACGTTGAACGAGCGGATCATTAATAACATCAACGAAGGCATTCAATTTATCGCGAAAAACGGCGATATGGTCCAGCATAACGATACGATGTGCACAATGTTAAGCTGCGGAGATATTTCACTCGATACAAAAGTTTCGCAGGACAGCTGGATTGCCCGCATGACAGAGCAAACGACCAAGCCAGAAGACATGGCGGACTTTTTGAATAGCTGCCTGCGTCAAAAGGAAAACAAGTCGAATACGTTCCAATACACGGTGAAAGCACCTTACGAACGAGTCATCGATGTCTACAGCACGCCAGTAATCGTCGATAATGAACGTACGGGAACGATTTTTGTCCACCGGGATATTACACGAGAGCACGAAGTGGACAAGATGAAATCTGAACTTGTCAGCACCGTCAGCCACGAATTGCGTACACCTTTGTCGAGTGTGCTTGGGTTTACGGAGCTCTTGCTGAACAAACAATTGAAGCCTGAAAAACAAGTTCGCTACTTAAAGACCATTTATAAAGAAGCGAAACGATTGACCAATTTGATCAATGACTTTTTGGACTTGCAACGAATGGAGTCTGGAGATCAAGTGTACCGAATGGAAAAATTATCGATGAACGAATTGATTATCGAGACGGCAGAGAAATTCCGGACTCAATCGATGCATTCGGTCGTCTTTGTGGATGATGCGTCAGACGTAACGGTTGAAGGCGATAAAGAGCGCCTTGCGCAGGTCTTGATGAACTTGATCGGCAATGCCATTAAGTTTTCCCCACAAGGCGGCAACGTCACTGTTTGCATGAAAAATAATTTCAATGCGCTCCGCGTATCGATCAAAGATGAAGGAATCGGTATTCCTGCTGAGGACATTCCGAAGCTGTTCTCGAAATTCCAGCGCATCGACAATAGTTCGCGCCGTAAGATTGGCGGAACGGGATTGGGCCTTGCGATTTGCCAGGAAATCATCGTCAAGCATGACGGGAAGATTTGGATCGAGTCGCAAGAAGGCGAAGGCACAACAATTCATTTCGAACTGCCTTTGCAATCATCGGAGCCGCAAGAGTATAGCGTGCACGAAGGCGTCGAAGAAAACCCGCCTGTCATGATTGTAGAAGACGATATGAGTCTCGCTCTATTGTTATCAGAAGAATTGAAAGTGAACGGTTTTAAAGTGATTTACCATACTTCGCCGAAAGAAGCTTTTAAAGAAGCAAAACGGACGCCATTGGTTGGTGCCGTGATCGATATTATGCTCGGCGAGGAACTGAACGGATGGGATCTGGTGGATATGATGAAAGCAGACGCTGCTACGCAAAATATTCCGATTGTTATCTCTTCTGCACTAGATCCAACGGATGATTCGGGACAGATCGATAAAATCAATCATTATTTGACGAAGCCATATGCGCCAGTGAATTTGTCCAAAGTCATGAAAAAACTATTGGATGGCCAAGAGCAAAATGGCGTCATCTTCTACGCTACACAAGGCAGTACGGATTGA
- the cls gene encoding cardiolipin synthase, which translates to MVLAFFILFFERKTASSAWAWILVLFFIPVLGFVLYLLFGKPLRKERLNRPVAYDNPVFRERLSRQRLELQSGHFTAPSPLAAEWQDLIQMNAIRTDAPLSKASNIQVFNDGHRKFEALFNDIRQAQHHIHLQYFILNDDDLGRRLVSLLTEKAQQGVKVLFLYDALGSSSLPKHFFDEFEKSGGKTAAFLPAMLASINPRFNHRNHRKLAVLDGAVGYIGGFNVGDEYIGEKKEFGYWRDTHLRLEGEIVHSLQNRFFIDWNQAAEHYPMKYQEAYFPKMKEVGGAAMQIVASGPLEMREDIKNGYLKMIHHARTSVYLQTPYFIPDKSIMDALRTASLGGVDVQLMIPHQADHVFVHSATLAFARELLEDGVKVYSYKNGFLHAKTLVVDGQTYSVGSANMDVRSFTLNFELNAFVYDAESAAEMADLFRHDRKLSVELTESYFKEQHWIDKAKQNIAKLVSPIL; encoded by the coding sequence ATGGTCTTGGCGTTCTTTATCTTGTTTTTCGAACGGAAAACAGCTTCTTCTGCCTGGGCATGGATTCTCGTCTTGTTTTTTATCCCAGTTCTTGGATTCGTGCTTTATTTGCTGTTTGGCAAGCCTTTGCGGAAAGAACGGTTAAATCGGCCAGTTGCTTATGACAACCCTGTCTTTAGGGAACGCCTAAGCCGTCAGCGCCTCGAGTTGCAGTCAGGCCATTTCACAGCACCCTCGCCTCTTGCGGCCGAATGGCAAGACCTTATCCAGATGAATGCCATCCGAACCGACGCGCCGTTATCCAAAGCCAGCAATATCCAGGTATTCAACGACGGACATCGTAAGTTTGAGGCGTTGTTTAACGATATACGCCAAGCCCAACACCATATTCACCTGCAGTATTTCATCCTAAATGACGATGACTTGGGGCGGCGTCTTGTCTCGCTGCTCACCGAAAAAGCACAGCAAGGCGTAAAGGTATTGTTTTTATATGATGCCCTGGGCTCAAGTAGTTTGCCAAAGCATTTTTTTGATGAATTCGAAAAGTCCGGAGGGAAGACAGCGGCCTTTTTACCGGCCATGCTTGCGAGCATCAATCCTAGATTCAATCACCGCAATCATAGGAAGTTGGCGGTCTTGGACGGGGCAGTCGGCTATATCGGCGGATTTAATGTCGGAGATGAATACATCGGAGAGAAAAAAGAGTTCGGTTATTGGCGCGATACACACCTGAGGCTAGAAGGGGAAATTGTCCATTCTCTCCAAAACCGCTTTTTCATCGATTGGAATCAAGCGGCTGAACACTACCCGATGAAATATCAGGAAGCCTATTTCCCGAAAATGAAGGAAGTTGGGGGAGCGGCGATGCAAATCGTAGCGAGTGGCCCATTGGAAATGCGCGAAGACATTAAAAATGGATACTTAAAAATGATTCATCACGCTCGAACATCGGTGTACTTGCAGACGCCGTATTTCATTCCGGATAAATCGATCATGGATGCACTTCGCACGGCATCGCTTGGCGGCGTCGATGTGCAACTCATGATTCCGCATCAAGCGGATCATGTCTTTGTCCATTCGGCTACCTTAGCATTTGCCCGTGAACTGCTCGAAGACGGAGTCAAGGTCTATAGCTATAAAAATGGATTTTTGCATGCCAAAACGCTTGTAGTGGATGGGCAAACATATTCCGTTGGCTCGGCCAATATGGACGTGCGCAGCTTCACCTTGAACTTCGAATTGAATGCTTTCGTGTATGATGCCGAGTCAGCGGCAGAAATGGCAGACCTCTTCCGCCACGACCGGAAGCTGTCCGTTGAATTGACGGAATCCTACTTCAAGGAACAACATTGGATAGACAAGGCGAAGCAAAATATTGCCAAATTGGTTTCGCCAATCCTATAG
- a CDS encoding GAF domain-containing protein — MHYQSIGPSRKFQNFNDAANQVLSMLSRQMEINTLFIAENDGKTNTIKKAFNRNEELVVENSQSPLDQTFCSLAINAGQEPLWIEDIAADEGASTLPIASQFGNGAFIGIPIYYENGDVYGTICGLDKHPFHFTHQQQEMFEMMSSLLSYILELNKAQQEIQTLSSPLVPLSDGISILPIIGHITLERAYQLIDDVVMKASEGIDFLIMDFSGITQIDPRIEQPLLDLIKALKIMGITPIITGILPAMAMQVPHFAHSLKGERMEATLKIAIEQLGFMLVPKQHS, encoded by the coding sequence ATGCACTATCAATCAATCGGCCCTTCCAGAAAATTTCAGAACTTCAATGATGCAGCAAACCAAGTATTAAGTATGCTGAGTCGTCAAATGGAGATTAATACGCTTTTTATAGCTGAAAATGATGGAAAAACCAATACAATCAAGAAAGCGTTTAATAGAAATGAAGAACTGGTGGTAGAAAACAGTCAGTCCCCGCTGGATCAAACTTTTTGTAGTTTGGCGATTAATGCCGGGCAGGAGCCGCTATGGATCGAAGACATCGCCGCGGATGAAGGGGCCAGCACCTTGCCCATCGCCTCTCAATTCGGCAACGGGGCATTTATCGGCATTCCGATTTATTACGAAAATGGAGATGTCTATGGCACAATTTGTGGCTTGGACAAGCATCCGTTTCATTTCACACACCAGCAGCAGGAAATGTTTGAGATGATGTCGTCTTTACTAAGCTATATTCTCGAACTCAACAAAGCCCAGCAGGAAATTCAAACTTTGTCCTCGCCGCTTGTGCCTTTATCAGACGGCATCTCCATCTTGCCGATCATCGGCCACATTACGCTTGAAAGAGCTTACCAATTAATCGATGATGTGGTGATGAAAGCAAGTGAAGGCATAGATTTTCTGATAATGGATTTTTCTGGCATCACTCAAATCGATCCACGCATCGAACAGCCTTTATTGGATTTGATCAAAGCCTTGAAAATCATGGGGATCACTCCGATCATTACAGGGATTTTGCCAGCAATGGCCATGCAAGTGCCGCATTTTGCCCATTCGCTAAAAGGGGAACGAATGGAAGCTACGCTGAAAATAGCGATTGAGCAACTGGGCTTTATGTTGGTGCCGAAACAACACTCTTAA
- a CDS encoding MEDS domain-containing protein, translated as MEYTMNELLETQRNVHVLYAYNGAENYLQQLLNYIEEGVAAGDHVLIVENERVTKKLEALLAKTYNETQRSQVHFVNSLQFYWSTGSYHPPAIHQYFTKTVEPFIKSNQAFRSWAHVEWESVKEPLFLIEDFEKMADRAVNEYAFPLICAYEKQRMPRHLTESLMRTHPYVLLEDDLVASNQYQST; from the coding sequence TTGGAATATACGATGAACGAATTGCTTGAAACCCAACGTAATGTCCATGTCCTGTATGCATACAACGGAGCGGAAAATTACCTGCAGCAGCTCCTCAATTACATAGAAGAAGGTGTAGCGGCAGGGGACCACGTCTTAATCGTCGAAAACGAGCGCGTGACAAAAAAACTTGAAGCGCTATTGGCGAAAACTTACAACGAAACCCAACGAAGCCAAGTGCATTTTGTGAACAGTTTGCAATTTTATTGGTCAACTGGAAGTTATCATCCGCCCGCCATTCATCAATATTTCACCAAAACGGTAGAGCCTTTCATTAAAAGTAACCAGGCTTTCCGTTCATGGGCTCATGTGGAATGGGAAAGTGTCAAAGAACCATTATTCCTGATTGAAGATTTCGAGAAAATGGCCGATCGGGCTGTGAACGAATACGCCTTTCCATTAATATGTGCTTACGAAAAACAGCGAATGCCGCGTCATTTGACGGAAAGCCTAATGAGAACCCATCCATATGTATTGCTAGAAGACGATTTGGTCGCTTCCAATCAGTATCAATCTACATAA
- a CDS encoding SDR family oxidoreductase — MGKLQNKVTVITGAATGIGKATAEVFAEEGAIVLLADIKEDELQETVAKINESGGTAKSFQVNIAKEEEVTAFADQVKAQYGSVHALFNNAGIDQEGGKVHEYPVDLFDDITATDLRGTFLMSKYFIPLMMDNGGAIVNNASMSGSFADLDRSGYNAAKGGIINFTKSIAIEYGRSGIRANSVSPGTIETPLIDELAGSKEEEAGREFRESNRWLAPLGRLGLPKEIATTVLFLVSSDSSYLTGQDIVVDGGLTAYTWPGKMVMDESWKKTTTKE, encoded by the coding sequence TTGGGTAAATTACAAAATAAAGTTACCGTCATTACAGGTGCTGCTACCGGCATCGGAAAAGCGACAGCGGAAGTTTTTGCAGAAGAAGGCGCCATTGTCCTGCTGGCAGATATTAAAGAAGACGAGTTGCAGGAAACTGTAGCAAAAATCAACGAAAGCGGCGGCACGGCAAAAAGCTTCCAAGTGAATATCGCCAAGGAAGAAGAAGTCACTGCTTTCGCGGATCAAGTAAAAGCACAGTATGGAAGCGTGCATGCATTGTTCAATAACGCCGGCATCGACCAAGAAGGCGGAAAGGTTCATGAGTACCCGGTTGATTTGTTCGACGACATCACGGCTACTGACTTGCGCGGCACGTTCCTGATGAGTAAGTATTTCATTCCGCTTATGATGGATAATGGCGGCGCGATCGTCAACAACGCCTCTATGTCCGGCAGCTTCGCGGATCTGGACCGCTCGGGCTATAACGCAGCGAAAGGCGGCATTATCAATTTCACGAAATCCATCGCCATCGAATACGGCCGGTCCGGCATTCGCGCCAATTCCGTATCCCCTGGGACGATCGAAACACCCCTGATCGATGAACTTGCCGGGTCGAAAGAGGAAGAAGCTGGACGCGAATTCCGGGAAAGCAATAGATGGCTCGCTCCATTAGGGCGTCTTGGATTGCCGAAAGAAATCGCCACGACGGTCTTGTTCCTCGTCTCGAGCGACAGCTCTTATTTGACAGGCCAGGACATCGTAGTGGACGGCGGCCTCACTGCTTACACGTGGCCGGGCAAAATGGTCATGGATGAAAGCTGGAAAAAGACGACAACAAAAGAATAG
- a CDS encoding ion channel, producing MISLALTLKRLLSAIFRTGKDPLFRTLLLTLAFIVLSGTLFYYQIEGWPLFDAFYFAFVSLIPTGVDTGLIPSGNLSRSFTMIYLAVGVGVMVMVLIRLAYAVVKLERPEEFGTPKSSRELPNKEQ from the coding sequence ATGATTTCACTTGCACTGACATTGAAACGATTACTATCAGCTATTTTCAGGACCGGGAAAGATCCACTATTCCGGACCTTGCTGCTGACTTTGGCGTTTATCGTGCTTTCGGGTACTTTGTTCTATTATCAAATAGAAGGATGGCCATTGTTCGACGCCTTCTATTTCGCTTTCGTCAGTCTGATTCCGACCGGAGTCGATACCGGTCTCATCCCTAGTGGCAACTTGAGCCGAAGCTTTACGATGATTTACTTGGCTGTTGGTGTCGGCGTGATGGTGATGGTGTTGATCAGGTTAGCCTATGCGGTAGTGAAATTAGAGCGTCCGGAAGAGTTTGGAACTCCTAAGTCTTCTCGGGAACTGCCGAACAAAGAACAATAG
- a CDS encoding peptide-methionine (S)-S-oxide reductase: METIYFAGGCLWGVQAFIKTLPGVESTEAGRANGRTQTLEGEYDGYAECVKTIFNPAQVSVEELMGYLFEIIDPYSVNKQGEDVGEKYRTGVYSEIPEHLTAAKAFIKERADSASIAVEVMPLENYVKSAEEHQDRLAKCPDDYCHIPQAMLSKYL, encoded by the coding sequence ATGGAAACAATCTATTTTGCAGGCGGATGCTTATGGGGTGTCCAAGCATTTATCAAAACATTGCCCGGCGTCGAATCCACTGAAGCGGGACGGGCCAATGGCAGAACGCAGACACTTGAAGGCGAGTACGACGGCTATGCGGAATGTGTCAAAACGATATTTAATCCGGCGCAGGTTTCGGTCGAGGAATTGATGGGCTATCTCTTTGAAATCATCGATCCCTATAGCGTCAATAAACAAGGAGAGGATGTTGGCGAGAAATACAGAACCGGTGTCTATAGCGAAATTCCCGAGCACTTAACGGCGGCGAAAGCCTTCATTAAGGAAAGAGCGGATTCGGCAAGCATTGCAGTCGAAGTCATGCCGCTTGAAAATTACGTGAAGAGTGCAGAAGAGCATCAGGACCGGCTAGCCAAATGTCCAGATGATTATTGCCATATTCCTCAAGCGATGTTATCCAAGTATCTATAG